From the genome of Pantoea alfalfae, one region includes:
- the rbsK gene encoding ribokinase: MTIAVIGSNMVDLITYTNSLPKAGETLEAPDFAIGCGGKGANQAVAAAKMGGNVMMVSKVGDDLFAPNTVANLQQQGVDTRFVTTATGVSSGVAPIFVDDQSQNRILIIKGANQQLKPADIDDAAEALKACELIILQLEIPLETVYYAIDFARQHQISVILNPAPAVATLDIHYACKCDFFMPNETELEILTGLPVNTDEEVILAGQSLLKHGLKNLIITLGSRGSVWMSGDEIHRVAATPVQAVDTSGAGDAFIGCFAYLLVKTGDVVAAMTQASAYAACSVTGRGTQRAYPDAECFQRFLNRN; this comes from the coding sequence ATGACAATTGCGGTTATCGGCTCAAACATGGTCGATCTGATTACCTATACCAACAGCCTGCCGAAAGCGGGCGAAACCCTTGAAGCGCCCGACTTTGCCATTGGCTGCGGCGGTAAAGGCGCTAACCAGGCGGTCGCGGCCGCGAAAATGGGTGGCAACGTAATGATGGTCAGCAAGGTCGGCGACGATCTCTTTGCTCCCAACACCGTTGCTAATCTGCAGCAGCAGGGCGTGGACACGCGCTTTGTCACTACTGCAACAGGCGTCTCCAGCGGCGTGGCACCGATTTTTGTCGATGACCAGTCGCAGAACCGCATTCTGATCATCAAAGGGGCCAACCAGCAGCTGAAACCGGCCGATATCGACGACGCGGCAGAGGCGCTGAAAGCCTGTGAGCTGATCATCCTGCAACTGGAGATCCCGCTGGAAACGGTCTATTACGCCATCGATTTTGCCCGCCAGCATCAGATCAGCGTGATCCTGAATCCGGCGCCGGCCGTCGCCACGCTGGATATTCACTACGCCTGCAAATGCGACTTCTTTATGCCGAACGAAACCGAGCTGGAGATCCTCACCGGCCTGCCGGTCAACACTGATGAAGAGGTGATCCTGGCCGGGCAGTCGCTGCTGAAGCATGGCCTTAAAAATCTGATTATCACGTTGGGCAGCCGGGGCTCGGTCTGGATGAGCGGCGACGAGATCCATCGCGTGGCCGCCACGCCGGTTCAGGCGGTGGATACCAGCGGTGCGGGCGATGCCTTTATCGGCTGTTTCGCGTATCTGCTGGTGAAAACCGGCGATGTGGTCGCCGCTATGACCCAGGCCTCTGCTTATGCCGCCTGCAGCGTCACCGGGCGCGGCACGCAGCGCGCTTATCCCGACGCCGAGTGTTTCCAGCGTTTTCTCAACCGTAACTGA
- the deoR gene encoding DNA-binding transcriptional repressor DeoR → METRRDERIHKLTQALKRTDKLHLKDAAHLLGVSEMTVRRDLTEPGSSVVLLGGYIVSDPKSHAGHYFVSDQHGQNAARKQRLAQTAASLISENDTVFFDCGTTLPYIVDAIPDTLSFTAICCAMNTFLTLKEKPACSVILSGGEFHADNALFTPIGVHTLLDDLCPTLAFISAAGIDKDQGATCYNTNELMMKHHAMLRAQKSVLVADSSKYGKVLPARIAGLQRFDLLVSDSAPDQALQNWLAQQAIPLRLP, encoded by the coding sequence ATGGAAACCCGGCGCGACGAACGCATTCACAAGCTGACCCAGGCGCTTAAACGCACCGACAAACTGCATCTGAAAGATGCGGCCCACTTGTTAGGCGTCTCAGAGATGACGGTTCGCCGTGATTTAACCGAGCCAGGCTCCAGCGTGGTCCTGCTGGGCGGCTATATCGTCAGCGACCCGAAAAGTCATGCCGGCCACTATTTTGTCAGCGATCAGCATGGGCAGAATGCCGCCAGAAAGCAGCGGCTGGCGCAGACGGCAGCCAGCCTGATCAGCGAAAACGATACGGTCTTCTTTGACTGCGGCACTACCCTGCCCTATATCGTTGATGCCATTCCTGACACGCTGTCATTTACTGCCATCTGCTGCGCCATGAACACCTTTCTGACCCTGAAAGAGAAACCGGCCTGTAGTGTGATTCTGAGCGGCGGTGAATTTCATGCCGACAATGCGCTGTTTACGCCGATTGGCGTGCATACCCTCCTGGACGATCTCTGTCCGACGCTGGCCTTTATCTCTGCGGCGGGCATCGACAAAGATCAGGGGGCGACCTGCTACAACACCAATGAGCTGATGATGAAACATCACGCCATGCTGCGTGCCCAAAAGTCGGTGCTGGTGGCGGACAGCAGTAAATATGGCAAAGTGCTGCCCGCCCGCATCGCCGGGCTACAGCGCTTTGATCTGCTGGTGAGTGACAGCGCGCCCGACCAGGCATTGCAGAACTGGCTGGCACAGCAGGCGATACCACTGCGCCTGCCCTGA
- the ettA gene encoding energy-dependent translational throttle protein EttA, translating into MAQFVYSMHRVGKVVPPKRHILKNISLSFFPGAKIGVLGLNGAGKSTLLRIMAGIDKDIEGEARPQPGIKIGYLPQEPQLNLEHTVRESVEEALSEVVGALKRLDEVYALYAEEGADFDKLAAEQGRLEEIIQAHDGHNLNTQLERAADALRLPDWDAKIATLSGGERRRVALCRLLLEKPDMLLLDEPTNHLDAESVAWLERFLHDFEGTVVAITHDRYFLDNVAGWILELDRGEGIPWEGNYSSWLEQKDARLAQEASSEAARRKSIEKELEWVRKGPKGQQSKGKARLARFEELNNTDYQKRNETNELFIPPGARLGDKVLEVSNLRKSYGDRVLIDDLSFSVPKGAIVGIIGPNGAGKSTLFRMMSGQEQPDSGSIVLGETVKLASVDQFRDSMDNSKTVWEEVSGGQDIMRIGNTEMPSRAYVGRFNFKGVDQGKRVGELSGGERGRLHLAKLLQVGGNMLLLDEPTNDLDIETLRALENALLEFPGCAMVISHDRWFLDRIATHILDYQDEGNIEFFEGNFTEYEEYKKRTLGADALEPKRIKYKRMTK; encoded by the coding sequence GTGGCTCAATTCGTCTATAGCATGCATCGCGTCGGCAAAGTAGTTCCGCCGAAGCGTCATATCCTGAAAAACATCTCGCTCAGCTTCTTCCCTGGCGCAAAAATCGGCGTACTCGGCCTGAACGGTGCGGGTAAATCTACCCTGCTGCGCATCATGGCCGGCATCGATAAAGATATCGAAGGGGAAGCGCGTCCGCAGCCAGGCATCAAGATTGGCTACCTGCCGCAGGAGCCGCAGCTTAACCTTGAACACACCGTGCGTGAGTCGGTTGAAGAAGCACTGTCAGAAGTGGTTGGCGCACTGAAACGTCTCGACGAAGTCTATGCGCTCTATGCCGAAGAGGGTGCAGACTTCGACAAGCTGGCCGCCGAGCAGGGCCGTCTGGAAGAGATCATCCAGGCACACGATGGTCACAACCTGAATACCCAGCTGGAACGTGCTGCCGATGCGCTGCGCCTGCCAGACTGGGACGCGAAAATCGCCACCCTTTCCGGTGGTGAACGTCGCCGCGTCGCCCTGTGCCGCCTGCTGCTGGAAAAACCAGACATGCTGCTGCTGGACGAACCAACGAACCACCTGGACGCCGAATCTGTCGCCTGGCTGGAGCGTTTCCTGCATGACTTCGAAGGCACCGTCGTGGCGATCACGCATGACCGTTACTTCCTGGATAACGTGGCAGGCTGGATTCTGGAACTTGACCGCGGTGAAGGTATTCCGTGGGAAGGCAACTACTCCTCCTGGCTGGAGCAGAAAGATGCGCGTCTGGCGCAGGAAGCCTCTTCTGAAGCGGCTCGTCGTAAGTCGATTGAGAAAGAGCTGGAGTGGGTTCGTAAAGGACCAAAAGGCCAGCAGTCTAAAGGCAAAGCCCGTCTGGCACGCTTTGAAGAGCTGAATAACACCGACTACCAGAAGCGTAACGAAACCAACGAACTGTTCATTCCGCCAGGTGCCCGTCTGGGTGACAAAGTGCTGGAAGTCAGCAATCTGCGTAAGTCCTATGGCGACCGTGTGCTGATTGACGATCTCTCGTTCTCTGTGCCAAAAGGCGCGATTGTCGGGATTATCGGTCCGAACGGCGCGGGTAAATCCACCCTGTTCCGTATGATGTCCGGTCAGGAACAGCCTGATTCCGGCAGCATCGTGCTGGGTGAGACCGTTAAGCTGGCCTCCGTCGATCAGTTCCGCGACAGCATGGACAATTCCAAAACCGTGTGGGAAGAAGTTTCCGGTGGTCAGGACATCATGCGTATCGGTAACACCGAGATGCCAAGCCGCGCCTATGTCGGCCGCTTTAACTTTAAAGGCGTCGATCAGGGCAAACGCGTGGGCGAACTGTCGGGTGGTGAGCGTGGTCGTCTGCACCTCGCGAAGCTGCTGCAGGTTGGCGGCAACATGCTGCTGCTCGATGAGCCAACCAACGACCTGGACATTGAAACCCTGCGCGCGCTGGAAAACGCCCTGCTGGAGTTCCCGGGCTGTGCGATGGTGATCTCGCATGACCGCTGGTTCCTGGACCGTATCGCCACGCACATTCTGGATTATCAGGATGAGGGCAACATCGAATTCTTCGAAGGTAACTTTACCGAATATGAAGAGTACAAGAAGCGTACCCTCGGCGCCGACGCGCTGGAGCCGAAGCGCATCAAGTACAAACGTATGACGAAGTAA
- a CDS encoding type II restriction endonuclease, giving the protein MKAQNLKSACIKNLSKSELYDQREFNGVAALKNILGNENKDIEADFVLRGSDVSCSASLTWYDARKSHESRSEFRLYYEGNPVMELAVPGDNIVIGYDKKSKLTCILFKTHDDEHQGHVEEWMPL; this is encoded by the coding sequence ATGAAAGCTCAAAATTTAAAAAGTGCATGTATTAAAAATTTATCAAAAAGTGAACTTTATGATCAAAGAGAGTTTAATGGTGTAGCAGCTCTTAAAAATATTTTAGGTAATGAAAATAAAGATATTGAAGCAGATTTTGTACTCAGGGGCAGTGATGTCAGCTGTAGTGCATCACTGACTTGGTATGATGCCAGAAAGTCACATGAAAGCCGGTCTGAATTTCGGCTTTATTATGAAGGCAATCCGGTAATGGAGCTCGCAGTGCCTGGTGATAATATTGTCATTGGTTATGATAAAAAAAGTAAATTAACCTGCATTTTATTTAAAACACATGATGATGAGCATCAAGGACATGTTGAAGAATGGATGCCGCTTTAA
- a CDS encoding LysR family transcriptional regulator, which produces MAFRQWQDMALFALVAECGSFTGAAERAGLPKSSVSQRISQLEQRLGIRLLNRTTRQLNLTFAGERYLLHCQEMMQASERADQAIASLRENPSGRLRITSPAGIGATLLARCNAEFLRLYPDVTLDVSISDEMRDLVQEGFDVALRTGQPQESSLIGRRIGNCPRLLVASQHYLNQHPPLLHPQQLSAHRCIAHRAWNEWVLQRDDEFYRWLLPPGHLTDNLLYARESALGDAGITLLPHFLTDGAMADPRLVPVLPEWEIEGNELWLVYPGRKLNSPALARFIEFALQSPVFREFYR; this is translated from the coding sequence ATGGCATTTCGTCAGTGGCAGGATATGGCGCTGTTTGCGCTGGTGGCGGAATGCGGCAGCTTTACCGGCGCGGCAGAACGCGCGGGTCTGCCCAAATCGAGCGTCAGTCAGCGCATCAGTCAGCTGGAACAGCGGCTGGGGATCCGGCTGCTGAATCGCACCACCCGCCAGCTCAACCTGACCTTTGCCGGTGAGCGCTATCTGCTGCATTGCCAGGAGATGATGCAGGCCAGTGAGCGCGCCGATCAGGCGATTGCCAGCCTGCGGGAAAACCCCAGCGGGCGCCTGCGCATTACCAGCCCGGCAGGCATTGGTGCCACGCTGCTGGCGCGCTGTAATGCAGAGTTTTTACGTCTTTATCCTGATGTGACGCTGGATGTCTCGATCTCCGATGAGATGCGCGATCTGGTACAGGAGGGCTTTGATGTGGCGCTGCGCACCGGTCAGCCGCAGGAGTCCTCGCTGATTGGCCGCCGGATAGGCAACTGCCCGCGACTGCTGGTGGCTTCTCAGCACTATCTTAATCAGCATCCACCGCTGCTTCACCCACAGCAGCTCTCGGCCCACCGCTGTATCGCGCATCGCGCCTGGAATGAATGGGTGTTGCAGCGCGATGACGAGTTCTATCGCTGGCTGCTGCCGCCAGGCCATCTCACCGACAATTTACTCTATGCGCGCGAATCGGCGCTGGGCGATGCGGGTATTACGCTGCTGCCGCACTTTCTGACCGACGGGGCGATGGCGGATCCCCGACTGGTGCCGGTACTGCCGGAATGGGAAATCGAGGGGAATGAGCTGTGGCTGGTCTATCCGGGCCGTAAACTGAATTCACCTGCGCTGGCGCGCTTTATTGAGTTCGCGCTGCAGTCACCGGTGTTCAGGGAGTTTTATCGCTGA
- a CDS encoding zinc-binding alcohol dehydrogenase family protein has translation MSIRAIAVNPENPENFTEIFPETPTPGEYDLRVEVKAASVNPVDTKVHKGAKKNGLQQPRILGWDASGVVLEVGSSVSNFKPGDEVFYAGDLTRPGSNSTEQLVDSRITGHKPESLDWAQSAAIPLTALTAWEGLFERLNLETATEDQTLLIVGGAGGVGSLAIPLAKLRSKVKIIATASREDSAQWCRDRGADLVINYKDMIGELEKQGIKQVDYIFCLNDTDGHWETMAKLIAPQGHICTIVENEHPLSMDQLKLKSAALHFELMYTRSMFNTPDMARQGEILDAVSALLDEGKLQTTLSETLHGLSVETLTAAHQRVLEGHMRGKVVMVY, from the coding sequence ATGTCTATTCGCGCTATCGCAGTTAATCCCGAAAATCCGGAAAACTTTACCGAAATTTTTCCTGAAACCCCTACGCCAGGTGAGTATGACCTGCGGGTCGAAGTCAAAGCCGCGTCGGTCAACCCGGTCGATACCAAGGTGCACAAAGGGGCGAAGAAGAACGGCTTACAGCAGCCACGCATTCTCGGCTGGGATGCCAGTGGCGTTGTGCTGGAAGTGGGCAGCTCAGTCAGCAACTTTAAGCCTGGCGATGAAGTCTTCTATGCGGGCGATCTGACCCGCCCTGGCAGTAACAGCACCGAACAGCTGGTTGACTCACGCATCACCGGTCACAAGCCAGAGAGCCTGGACTGGGCACAGTCGGCGGCGATCCCGCTAACGGCCCTGACCGCCTGGGAAGGCCTGTTTGAGCGACTGAACCTGGAGACCGCAACGGAAGATCAGACGCTGCTGATCGTCGGCGGCGCGGGCGGTGTCGGATCGCTGGCGATCCCGCTGGCGAAACTGCGCAGCAAGGTGAAGATCATTGCGACAGCCTCGCGTGAAGATTCCGCCCAGTGGTGCCGCGATCGCGGAGCCGATCTGGTGATCAACTACAAAGATATGATCGGTGAGCTGGAGAAACAGGGCATTAAGCAGGTCGATTATATCTTCTGCCTGAATGACACCGACGGTCACTGGGAAACCATGGCGAAGCTGATCGCTCCGCAGGGTCATATCTGCACCATCGTGGAAAACGAACATCCCCTGTCGATGGACCAGCTGAAGCTGAAGAGTGCGGCACTGCACTTCGAGCTGATGTATACCCGCAGCATGTTCAATACACCGGATATGGCGCGTCAGGGCGAGATTCTGGATGCGGTATCGGCGTTGCTGGATGAAGGTAAGCTGCAGACCACGCTGAGCGAAACACTGCATGGCTTAAGCGTTGAGACTTTAACCGCCGCCCACCAGCGCGTGCTGGAAGGCCACATGCGCGGCAAAGTGGTGATGGTCTATTAA
- the nadR gene encoding multifunctional transcriptional regulator/nicotinamide-nucleotide adenylyltransferase/ribosylnicotinamide kinase NadR, whose product MSSFDYLKTAIRQQGHTLQQVADASGMTKGYLSQLLNAKIKSPSAQKLEALHRFLGLEFPRRDKTVGVVFGKFYPLHTGHIYLIQRACSQVDELHIIMGYDEPRDRELFENSAMSQQPTVSDRLRWLLQTFKYQKNIRIHAFDEEGIEPYPHGWDVWSKGVSAFLSEHGIAPDCIYTSEAPDAEMYQQHLGIQTVLVDPNRSFMSISGAQIRQDPFRFWDYIPTEVKPFFVRTVAILGGESSGKSTLVNKLANIFNTTSAWEYGRDYVFSHLGGDEMALQYSDYDKIALGQAQYIDFAVKYANKVAFIDTDFVTTQAFCLKYEGREHPFVQALIDEYRFDLVILLENNVPWVADGLRSLGSSVDRREFQSMLVTMLRENNIEFLHVKEDDYDARFLRCIELVKAMLGEKNAQP is encoded by the coding sequence ATGTCGTCGTTTGATTATCTGAAAACGGCCATTCGCCAGCAGGGCCATACGCTGCAACAGGTCGCTGATGCCAGCGGCATGACCAAAGGCTATCTGAGCCAGTTACTCAATGCCAAAATCAAAAGCCCCAGCGCGCAAAAGCTGGAGGCGCTGCACCGCTTTCTGGGACTGGAGTTTCCGCGCCGCGATAAAACGGTGGGCGTGGTGTTTGGTAAGTTCTATCCGCTGCATACCGGCCATATCTATCTGATTCAGCGCGCCTGTAGTCAGGTGGATGAGCTGCATATCATTATGGGTTATGACGAGCCGCGCGACCGCGAGCTGTTTGAGAACAGCGCGATGTCACAGCAGCCGACAGTCAGCGATCGCCTGCGCTGGCTGCTGCAGACCTTTAAGTATCAGAAAAATATTCGTATTCACGCCTTTGATGAAGAGGGGATCGAACCCTATCCGCACGGCTGGGATGTGTGGAGTAAAGGCGTCAGCGCGTTTCTCAGCGAGCACGGCATTGCGCCGGACTGCATCTACACCAGCGAAGCGCCCGATGCGGAGATGTACCAGCAGCACCTGGGCATTCAGACCGTGCTGGTCGATCCCAACCGATCCTTTATGAGCATCAGCGGCGCGCAGATTCGTCAGGATCCGTTCCGCTTCTGGGACTACATCCCGACTGAAGTGAAACCGTTCTTTGTGCGTACCGTGGCGATCCTCGGCGGAGAGTCGAGCGGTAAATCGACGCTGGTGAATAAACTCGCCAACATCTTCAACACTACCAGTGCCTGGGAATATGGCCGCGACTATGTCTTTTCCCATCTGGGCGGTGACGAAATGGCGCTGCAATATTCCGATTACGACAAGATCGCGCTGGGACAGGCGCAGTACATCGATTTCGCCGTCAAATACGCGAATAAAGTGGCGTTTATCGACACCGACTTTGTGACCACGCAGGCGTTTTGTCTCAAATATGAAGGGCGTGAACATCCCTTTGTGCAGGCGCTGATCGATGAGTATCGTTTTGATCTGGTGATCCTGCTGGAGAACAACGTGCCCTGGGTCGCGGATGGCTTGCGCAGCCTGGGCAGTTCAGTGGATCGGCGGGAGTTTCAGTCGATGCTGGTCACGATGCTGCGGGAAAATAACATCGAATTCCTGCACGTGAAGGAAGATGATTATGACGCCCGTTTCCTGCGCTGTATTGAGCTGGTGAAAGCGATGCTGGGCGAGAAAAACGCCCAGCCGTAA
- the radA gene encoding DNA repair protein RadA: MAKAAKRAFVCNECGADYPRWQGQCSACHAWNTITEVRIAASPAAARNERLSGYAGSAGTSRVQKLSEISLEALPRFSTSFKEFDRVLGGGVVPGSAILIGGSPGAGKSTLLLQVMCRLSEGMKTLYVTGEESLQQVAMRAHRLGLPTENVNMLSETSIEQICLIAEQEQPQLMVIDSIQVMHMAEIQSSPGSVAQVRETAAYLTRFAKTRGVAIIMVGHVTKDGSLAGPKVLEHCIDCSVLLDGDADSRFRTLRSHKNRFGAVNELGVFAMTEQGMREVSNPSAIFLSRGEEITSGSSVMVLWEGTRPLLVEIQALVDHSMMGNPRRVAVGLEQNRLAILLAVLHRHGGLQMADQDVFVNVVGGVKVTETSADLALMLSMVSSLRDRPLPQDLVIFGEVGLAGEIRPVPSGQERIAEAAKHGFKRAIVPAGNAPKKPIAGMQVFSAKKLADALAILDDL, from the coding sequence TTGGCCAAAGCGGCAAAACGCGCATTTGTCTGTAACGAATGTGGCGCAGATTACCCACGCTGGCAGGGGCAATGCAGCGCCTGTCACGCCTGGAACACCATCACCGAGGTGCGCATCGCCGCCTCGCCCGCCGCTGCGCGTAACGAGCGCCTGAGTGGTTATGCCGGCAGCGCTGGCACCAGCCGGGTGCAGAAGCTCTCTGAAATCAGCCTGGAGGCGTTACCGCGCTTCTCGACCAGCTTCAAAGAGTTTGACCGGGTACTGGGCGGCGGCGTCGTGCCGGGCAGCGCTATTCTGATTGGCGGCAGTCCGGGCGCGGGCAAATCCACGCTGCTGCTGCAGGTGATGTGCCGGTTGTCCGAAGGGATGAAAACCCTTTACGTCACCGGTGAAGAGTCACTGCAACAGGTGGCGATGCGCGCCCATCGTCTGGGATTACCCACCGAAAATGTCAATATGCTGTCGGAAACCAGCATTGAGCAGATCTGCCTGATCGCCGAGCAGGAGCAGCCGCAACTGATGGTGATCGACTCGATCCAGGTCATGCACATGGCGGAGATCCAGTCATCGCCGGGCAGCGTTGCTCAGGTGCGTGAAACCGCCGCTTACCTGACGCGCTTCGCCAAAACGCGCGGCGTGGCGATCATCATGGTCGGCCACGTCACCAAAGATGGTTCGCTGGCCGGGCCGAAAGTGCTGGAGCACTGCATCGACTGTTCAGTGCTGCTGGATGGCGATGCTGATTCCCGCTTCCGCACGCTGCGCAGCCATAAAAACCGCTTCGGCGCGGTGAATGAGCTGGGTGTGTTTGCCATGACCGAGCAGGGCATGCGTGAAGTCAGCAACCCGTCAGCTATTTTCCTGTCGCGCGGCGAAGAGATCACCTCGGGCAGTTCGGTGATGGTGCTGTGGGAGGGAACGCGACCGCTGCTGGTGGAGATTCAGGCGCTGGTCGATCATTCGATGATGGGCAATCCACGCCGCGTGGCAGTGGGTCTGGAGCAGAACCGCCTGGCGATTCTGCTGGCAGTATTGCACCGTCACGGCGGATTGCAGATGGCCGATCAGGATGTATTCGTTAACGTCGTGGGCGGCGTCAAAGTCACCGAAACCAGTGCAGACCTGGCGCTGATGCTGTCGATGGTGTCGAGCCTGCGCGATCGTCCGCTTCCGCAGGATCTGGTGATCTTCGGCGAAGTAGGACTGGCCGGTGAGATCCGTCCGGTGCCCAGCGGGCAGGAGCGCATCGCTGAAGCGGCGAAGCATGGCTTCAAACGCGCCATTGTGCCGGCAGGGAATGCACCGAAAAAACCGATTGCCGGGATGCAGGTTTTCAGCGCGAAGAAGCTGGCCGATGCGCTGGCGATTCTGGACGATCTGTAA
- the serB gene encoding phosphoserine phosphatase: protein MPNRLTWCDLPADVSLWPGLPLSLSGDEVMPLDYRAGRTGWLLYGRGLDKQRLTDYQHQLGAAMVIVSAWNVDEYQVIRLAGSLTPFASKLAHDAGLDVAPLGKIPHLKTPGLLVMDMDSTAIQIECIDEIAKLAGCGEQVAEVTERAMRGELDFTASLRQRVATLQGADANILKQVRDALPLMPGLTTLTQKLQALGWQIAIASGGFTYYAEYLRDKLHLSAVVANELEIRDGKLTGNVLGPIVDAQYKADTLKKLAQRFDIAPEQTVAIGDGANDLLMIKASALGIAFHAKPKVNEQTAVTIRHADLMGVFCILTGSLIHEER from the coding sequence ATGCCAAATCGTTTAACCTGGTGCGATCTTCCCGCCGATGTCTCCCTCTGGCCGGGTTTGCCCCTTTCTCTTAGCGGTGATGAAGTGATGCCGCTGGATTATCGTGCTGGCCGTACCGGCTGGCTGCTGTATGGCCGCGGTCTGGATAAGCAGCGGCTGACCGATTACCAGCACCAGCTGGGTGCGGCGATGGTGATCGTCAGCGCCTGGAACGTCGATGAGTATCAGGTGATTCGCCTGGCGGGATCGCTGACGCCGTTTGCCAGCAAGCTGGCGCACGACGCCGGGCTGGACGTGGCACCGCTGGGAAAAATCCCGCATCTCAAAACGCCAGGCCTGCTGGTGATGGATATGGACTCCACCGCGATTCAGATCGAGTGCATCGATGAGATTGCAAAACTGGCGGGCTGCGGCGAGCAGGTGGCGGAAGTCACGGAACGCGCGATGCGCGGCGAACTCGACTTCACCGCCAGCCTGCGTCAGCGCGTGGCCACGCTGCAGGGGGCGGACGCCAATATTCTGAAACAGGTGCGTGATGCCCTGCCGCTGATGCCAGGCTTAACCACCCTGACGCAGAAGCTGCAGGCGCTGGGCTGGCAGATTGCCATCGCGTCTGGCGGCTTTACCTACTACGCCGAATACCTGCGCGACAAGCTGCATCTGTCGGCGGTGGTCGCGAATGAACTTGAAATTCGCGACGGCAAACTGACCGGCAACGTGCTGGGACCGATTGTCGACGCACAATACAAAGCCGATACCCTGAAGAAGCTGGCGCAGCGTTTTGACATCGCGCCGGAACAGACGGTGGCGATCGGCGATGGGGCCAATGACCTGCTGATGATCAAAGCCTCAGCGCTGGGCATTGCGTTCCATGCTAAACCTAAGGTGAATGAGCAGACTGCGGTCACCATTCGCCATGCCGATTTAATGGGGGTGTTCTGCATCCTCACCGGCAGCCTGATCCACGAAGAGCGTTAA
- a CDS encoding YtjB family periplasmic protein, producing the protein MAKTALKFRLHRTVIVLISMALLVVLMQGASWFSLGHQTARSEQVEELAHTLTSQVAFSLKPLMDNSENNRNQIEAILNQMTANSRILDASVYDGDGSLVAHSGENINVRDRLALDGKRAGSYFNHQIVQPLAGNDGPLGFLRVTLDTHVLVTDSHQVDNTTNILRLMMLLALAIGIILSRTLLRHRRTRWQQSPFLLTASTPVKEDRDEDDEKKE; encoded by the coding sequence ATGGCTAAAACCGCACTGAAATTTCGCTTACATCGTACCGTGATTGTTCTTATCTCGATGGCGCTGCTGGTCGTGCTGATGCAGGGCGCCTCCTGGTTTAGTCTCGGCCATCAGACGGCGCGTTCTGAGCAGGTCGAGGAGTTGGCGCATACGCTGACCAGCCAGGTGGCGTTCAGCCTTAAGCCGTTGATGGACAACAGTGAAAATAACCGGAATCAGATCGAAGCCATCCTTAATCAGATGACGGCGAACAGCCGTATTCTGGATGCATCCGTATATGACGGAGACGGCAGTCTGGTGGCGCACAGCGGTGAAAACATCAATGTCCGCGACCGGCTGGCGCTCGACGGCAAGCGCGCGGGCAGCTATTTCAACCACCAGATTGTGCAGCCGCTGGCCGGAAACGATGGCCCGCTGGGCTTTTTGCGCGTAACGCTGGATACCCACGTGCTGGTCACCGACTCACATCAGGTCGATAACACCACCAATATTCTGCGTCTGATGATGCTGCTGGCGCTGGCGATCGGCATTATTCTCTCCCGTACCCTGCTGCGCCATCGCCGCACCCGCTGGCAGCAGTCGCCGTTTCTGCTTACCGCCAGCACTCCGGTGAAAGAGGATCGGGATGAGGACGACGAGAAGAAAGAGTAA
- the yjjG gene encoding pyrimidine 5'-nucleotidase: MIDNWDCILFDADDTLFHFDAYAGLQRLFAGYDVQFTDQDYSDYQAVNKPLWVDYQNGTISALQLQTQRFNHWSEKLSVAPEILNSGFLSAMGEICTPLPGAVSLMNQLHGKVKMGIITNGFTALQQTRLERTGFRDYFPVLVISEQVGVPKPAAEIFDYALERMGNPDRQRVLIVGDTPESDILGGMNAGVKTCWLNHGTRPLPEHIKPTWQVKSLGELEALLIG, from the coding sequence ATGATCGATAACTGGGACTGCATCCTGTTTGATGCGGACGATACCCTTTTTCATTTCGACGCCTATGCTGGTTTACAGCGCCTGTTTGCGGGTTATGACGTGCAGTTCACCGACCAGGATTACAGCGATTATCAGGCTGTCAACAAACCGCTGTGGGTCGATTATCAGAACGGCACCATCTCAGCGTTACAGCTGCAGACTCAGCGTTTTAACCACTGGAGCGAAAAGCTCAGCGTGGCGCCAGAGATCCTCAACAGCGGCTTCCTCAGCGCGATGGGCGAGATCTGCACGCCGCTGCCGGGTGCAGTCAGCCTGATGAATCAACTGCATGGCAAGGTAAAGATGGGGATCATTACCAACGGCTTTACCGCGCTGCAGCAGACGCGCCTTGAGCGCACCGGTTTCCGCGATTACTTCCCGGTGCTGGTGATCTCTGAGCAGGTCGGCGTGCCTAAACCGGCGGCAGAGATCTTTGATTATGCGCTGGAACGTATGGGCAATCCGGATCGGCAGCGGGTGCTGATAGTGGGTGATACACCAGAATCAGATATTCTGGGCGGCATGAATGCTGGCGTGAAAACATGCTGGCTCAATCATGGCACCCGGCCGCTGCCAGAACATATCAAACCAACCTGGCAGGTCAAATCGCTGGGTGAGCTGGAAGCGCTGCTGATCGGCTGA